The following nucleotide sequence is from Mangifera indica cultivar Alphonso chromosome 17, CATAS_Mindica_2.1, whole genome shotgun sequence.
aacaaGGTTAACAAACTTAAACTAAGTTTGagccaaaatttttataataaaactatgtgtatctattttgggtacacaaatgtgtacacatttatatgtgtcatcatgtgattggatgattttgaattaagaataaaacaataaccgatcatatgatgacacatatgaatgtgtatacatttgtgtatccaaaatgggtacacatagtattgcttaaatttttataactcAAACTCAGTTCAAACGAATCTAAGCATGCTTGGATGTTATTTACCatatgttaaattaataaattttctctattaaaagtttgtttgatttatgtaatattttattatcttgatagattatctacaaaattattgaatataaattactattatatttgataaaatttaataaaaattaatatgtgtaaataattattttatttgattaaatataataaaataatattaaaatattattttatttaaatattttttatataattattttaaaatatttttcatgtagtttattatattaattaaaaatgtgaGTATTTTAATCCTATAgcaaatataactttaacaatcttttaaaaattaatatgtatctaacacattattattgataataaaaaattatcaaaatttttacattattatttataataaaaatttatcaaaattttttattactaataaactaaataaaataatactgattataaaaataaataaccacAACAATTTTTTAGTGCTCCCAAAACAAATGTCCCTGAAAATCTTTTGCCCGCCATATGAGGGATAACGCCGCACTTTCAGGTGATAATGATGTGGCCCAGAATTCTCTTTACAATGTTAACTTAGATTTATACTTCTGTTGAACAAACATGGCCATGGCCAACTCAAGAACACCAAGGACccatatttcataattataggAAAGGGTTCAGGgttcttaataatttattcatagAGTTAACAGAAGAAGATAAAAGGGTTTAGGGTTCATAATTTGAAATAGAGACAATTTAGGTAAGGGACAAGGACCcatttcaatttcaaacaagTATGAATGGCTCAACATTATTTTCTTGGCTCTAGTTGATGCTCCATGACTTCCATATGCGCAAACTTTGATTGCTTTCTTATGGACCCTACATCACTATGAAGACAAGAGCtggttaaaataaattatgtaaattaatcaGTGATGCAAATTGTTAAGTTGAGACTTGCCATACCTTGGAGCTGCTTGTAGCTGTTGTGGTGTTGCCTACTAAAATCATATCCGTTTTATGGAATTCTGGCAAACTAACATGGGgatagattcaaatcgaatcaaactaacTCAAGTTCAAATCTATTTTGATTCGAACAAGTCAAACTTCAATTTAAGAACTTTATTCAAGTTTAAGAGTTTATGAATAATTTCTTATTCTAACTcaattaaaacttgagtttatcattttcaatttgaatcaaatttaagttaacccttattcaaatttgactttatttaaATCAACCACTAACTAGACCGAAATGCACTCaaatatcttcattttcattgcaAACAATTAGCTTCAAGAAGGAATCAGGAATCCTAATCAAACAAACGAGTACCCGAGAGAGAAGAGCATTATCAAATGGGGCAGATTAGGCAGAAAACAAAAACGGATGGTCCTATGATTTTAATCTGATTATCTCCAATGAGAAGGACTTTTGTTCCTTTTATAAGCACAATAATCAGATACTGAATGGTTAGAAGTAGAACTCACACACccatagatttttttattgttatctgTCTCTATCCCTTTAAATGTaacttctttaaaattaatataggGCGTGTGTTTATTATAAAGGGCTTTAATCTGGGTCAGTCTCACCCGaacaaagtttaattcaatatagaaaataattaaattttaaatttgatttgagctggctattaatttaaactcaatttattcaattaaaactcagataactcaaattgaatccagTTCTCATTGATCTTGCTAATGGTAATGGCTgatattacaaaatttgaataaatctaatatatatacaaagaaCAAACATGGAATTGGACCATGTTCCAGTAAATGTTATCTTGGGGCGGAAAGGCCCGCGGCTGAAAGATAACCATCACTATTGCAGTCTGATGGTCCTGGGGAAGTGCCCTCCCCACTTACCGACTTGAACAAAGTTGAATAAAGACGTGTACCCAGTGGAGAAGAAGCTGAAGGCCGAGGAACTTCGCAGAGACCTTCAAGCATTTGCACAACTTTTGTCATTGATGGCCTTACATACATATCTTCCTGTATGCACCATAGTGCTACTTTAATGGCTGTATAAACCCTCTCATCATGATCATCTACCCTTAATCTTGAATCAAGTACGTCTCTCAATTTCCCTTCTTCCATCATCTTGAATGTATAAGatgggaaatgtgatttttctgAAGTTTCTGACGGGTCATAGTTTTTTTTGCCACCAATGATCTCTAACAATACCATCCCATAGCTATAAACGTCACTTTTTTCTGAAACTGTATAGTTTGTGATCCATTCTGGTGCAAGATACCCTCTTGTGCCCCTTAAAGTTGTGAAAACATGGCTTTGCTCACGAGTCAGTAGCTTAGCCAAGCCAAAATCAGAGACTTTGGCAAGGAAATTCTCATCAAGAAGCACATTTTCAGGCTTTATGTCACAATGAACAATTTTTGCATCGCAATCTTCATGGAGATAAGCAAGCCCTTTTGCTGTACCTAAAGCTATGTTGAATCTAGTTTCCCAGTCTAGCAGATTGTCTTCTCTGTCTCTCCTGAAGATCCACTTATCCAAAGAACCATTTGCCATGTACTCGTAAGCAAGAAGTCGATGGGCTCCTTCAGCACAGAAGCCTTTGAGCTTGACCAAATGCAGATGATGGATACTTCCAATGATGCTTACTTCGGCTCTAAATTCTTTCTTGCCCTGGCCAATGCCTTCCAACTTCTTCACAGCTAACCGAGTTCCATCTGGGAGAACCCCTTGGTATACTGAGCCAAACCCTCCTAGCCCCGGTTTCACTGAGAAATTGTTAGTTGCATTTTGGAGATCTCTGTAACTGAAACGGACTGGCATCCCAGATAAAGTCTCCAAAAAATTATCTTCGTCTGATGTCTCTTGAGGAGATTCTGGCACCCTTTTCTTCTTATTCCTGTAATACCGAAACGCCACATAGAGTAGAGCCAAGATGACAGTTAATGTTGAAATGACTATAATCACAACATATGGAAAGCGTTTTTGGTTACTTGAATGCCCTCCCCCATTAACGTCATCACCTCCATCATTCAATACCTTAATGTGTGCAACAAAACCTGAGCCCTGATCAGAGCTTTGGAAGGAACCTATGCTGTCAAACAAAAAACAGTTCCCTGTACTGTTCTGGAAGAACAAAGCAAGGCAAGAGCAATTATGAAGGCAAAAGGCTTTGCAACCATTCAAATCAGTTTTTGAAGAGGATGTAACATATGGAAGTGCAAAATAATTCAGGTCATCTCCAGCATTTAGAAGCTCAGTAGAACCCTCTGAACCATCACAGGGAGAGACAATTCCAGTATTGCAATTTCTAGATGTAAGAGCTTGAGAGCACTGGCACCTGTTGTTACCAGAACAAACATAATATGAATCACAAGATTCAGGTGTGCTGCAcggattatttggtatttttgtaGCTGAAGCAACAATTGACCCTCCATTCTGGAGATTGTAGAAGGAAATAAAACCATCATTTCCTAGAACTGCAATCCAAGTGGCATTTGCATCAGTATTATCCGAGAATACAAATTGCCACAATAAGACTTTGTTTTGATCATAGAAGTTCCATGAATTTGCTATCAGGATTGACAAAGTGACCCCACCACCacttttgttaatgatttttcgGACATCCTTTGACATAGACCAGTAAGTTTGAGGGCTTGGGTAACCGGCAGACAGAACCATATCTCCGGATTTGATGCCAAGAAGGTAGCTGACGTCATTGCTACTAGGATTACTTACAAGCTGCATGCCTTCCACAAAATCCTGGTTTGACATTAGTGTATCAGTGGGATGACTAAAACTCTCCCAAAGTACACCATTGTCATCCCCAAGCATAACCAGATTTCCTGAGTTCTGCAATTCAATTGCAGAAATAGATTTACCATTTGTATTCACCGTCCAAACAACATTATCCCCTTTTTGTAAAAACACTTTACCATCTTGATTGAACACAAATTGGTCAGAGTCTGTAACTGGTGAGCCTCCATTAGCAGACCAGATTGGTTTTCTACTCGCCAGGTGCACAATAACCAGCAGAAACAATGTGACATCTTCAGTAGTTTGGAAGCCAAAAGCAAATTCTAAACTATTTGATAAAAGAAACAACCCATCGTTATCGATCCAATTCATTTCAGACCCTTGAAATACTGGAGTGATCTTGCCAATACCTTGAAAACTAGCCACACAGGTCTCAGAGATAAGAATAATAGATATTGAAATGAAGCCCAGGAAACGAATAACTTCCCAACTCTCCATGGCTAGACCCACCAAAATCCTATATTCTGGGAAAATCAATAGGAAAAAGAAGAGCAAGCCGGTTGAACCAGTGAAACAAACTCTTTATTCAGCAATTGAGAACAAGTCTACAAAATTCTCTAAAAGCCCATTAGAAATCATTATAACAGACGAAAATAAGAGACAATATTGACCAGATACGAATGGATGAAACAAATAGAATGCAACCTATGTGAAAGCAGGCGTTGAAATTGCAGAAAACTCCGTCAAATCCCTGAAGATTTTGATAAGTACAAAATTAAGCACAAACCATTGTACCTGCTCTTCATTAAGCCCAAAAAGCGACAACCCAATTCAAGAAACACTGTGAAAGACAATCAGAACAAGTACTTGTAGGCCATTAAATAACCTCATGCTGATGGTTGGtaagttgagtttgaacttTGAAGTTGAAGGCACAGGTCTCTGTCTTTTTCCTATATCTGTTTCTGCTTTTCTCACAAGTTTTGAGAGATCTGCGTTTggttttgttaacttttgaaGGAAGGTTGTTTTCTGAATAAAGTATTTGTAGACTGCTGTGTATGTTCATCTTCCATTCCCGGGTGTGGAAGGTATTATTATTTGAGGATGGAAGAGTGAACATATAATAAAGCTTTAACGTGGACAGACAGGTTCAGTTATAATTATACTAATCATACAAGTCAAAAGATCTTGTCGTCTATTGAACATCATGTGACCCATTGTTCTGCATCATCACTGACAAAACCAATTCAGACCAATTCATCACTTCTACGGGAATttcaaaaaatcattaaaatgatAACATACCAGACAGACTGCAACTTGTTTTGTGATTCGTTGTCTTATTTAATGGTACTATGTATCAACCAACTGATCTAAGTCAAGCTCGATCATGAGTTTGTCATTGTGGTTAAACCAAGTTTAAGTTCACccttattaatttgattttgaatcgaATCCACCCATAAGCTAAGATGATTATTGATTTCCATGGTTGGGAGAGTTTTAAGTTCTGAAAACTTTCACCAACTTTTGGAAAATTCTCTGAAGGACAAGCCAAATCTAAGGCTAACTCAAAGTTAAACAATAATAAGGATGTAACCCCATTATTATAACTCTTAGTCATAACCCCATTACATCCTGATAAAGAATTATATACTATGATATAATAAGATTTTGACACGATAAATTTCTTACCATTGACAGTCATTTGTAATTAGAAAATGCAGAAATCTATACTTGACAATGAATGGCTTCCTACTAATTATTTTCAAGGCCAGCAGACTTATTCCTAcataaggtatagtgaaaactcaaactcaaattcgtcaaatttcaaaaatttaaacacctacCTATCActcaatttctgttaaaatattatgttaaagttaaagataaaataatcattttattaagaatattaaaaaaattataattttatctcatccaaaaaaaaaaaaaactaacaatttcacattTGCCTAaacatttccaattttaaaaaatgactatttttccccacacttgagtttttcttttctaCCCTCTCTGACCACCACTTTATCTCTAGCCGGCAACTTCCTCTTCCCACCCTTTCTGTTTGAATAGTTTGGTCGATCATCGTTAGATGCAGTGCAATAGAGATGATGAAGAGACGTTGTCTCTTCGTCGAACGAAGAGATGTCTTTGTTCCACAACCTCCCAAGACACTTGGTTGAAATATTGCAACGATGAGGGTGGGAAAAGGAAGTTGTCGACCAGAGacaggagaaaaaaaaacctaggtgTGGGgcaaatagtcattttttaaaactgaaaatatttaagtagagatgaaattgttagtttttaaaatttggagaaGGGgggaatgagataaatttttttttttttttttaaagccaaaagacttattcccacccaaggtataataaaatctcaaactttcatcttttaactttaaaaaactcaaatatttatataggggaaaggactatttccccccCATTGTTTAGTTGaatctcaaaagcatacccacaccagatgaaaaactcaaaaacccacccaaagtttaatctgtttgcatCCATCCACATCTGCAGTTAAATTTTTcgttaaatagaggggtaaaaccgtcattttactgtttatattccaCTGATTTAATTCTATCGCATTTTCCCCCTccgattttaaaagttacactttacccctatccctaaactttaaaaagtgactttcaccccctcaaatccctaatttttttttttcattttccctccgGCCACTGGCGACGacgtggctggagggagagtgacgagggctcgtccattctctggacgacgcTCGTCCCTGGAATGGACTACGATtgtccattctctggacgacgcttTGTCATCCAGAATAGACGACGATTCGTCTTTCAAACTGGACAACGATTCGTCGTCGAGATCTGGACGaa
It contains:
- the LOC123200335 gene encoding G-type lectin S-receptor-like serine/threonine-protein kinase SD2-5; the protein is MESWEVIRFLGFISISIILISETCVASFQGIGKITPVFQGSEMNWIDNDGLFLLSNSLEFAFGFQTTEDVTLFLLVIVHLASRKPIWSANGGSPVTDSDQFVFNQDGKVFLQKGDNVVWTVNTNGKSISAIELQNSGNLVMLGDDNGVLWESFSHPTDTLMSNQDFVEGMQLVSNPSSNDVSYLLGIKSGDMVLSAGYPSPQTYWSMSKDVRKIINKSGGGVTLSILIANSWNFYDQNKVLLWQFVFSDNTDANATWIAVLGNDGFISFYNLQNGGSIVASATKIPNNPCSTPESCDSYYVCSGNNRCQCSQALTSRNCNTGIVSPCDGSEGSTELLNAGDDLNYFALPYVTSSSKTDLNGCKAFCLHNCSCLALFFQNSTGNCFLFDSIGSFQSSDQGSGFVAHIKVLNDGGDDVNGGGHSSNQKRFPYVVIIVISTLTVILALLYVAFRYYRNKKKRVPESPQETSDEDNFLETLSGMPVRFSYRDLQNATNNFSVKPGLGGFGSVYQGVLPDGTRLAVKKLEGIGQGKKEFRAEVSIIGSIHHLHLVKLKGFCAEGAHRLLAYEYMANGSLDKWIFRRDREDNLLDWETRFNIALGTAKGLAYLHEDCDAKIVHCDIKPENVLLDENFLAKVSDFGLAKLLTREQSHVFTTLRGTRGYLAPEWITNYTVSEKSDVYSYGMVLLEIIGGKKNYDPSETSEKSHFPSYTFKMMEEGKLRDVLDSRLRVDDHDERVYTAIKVALWCIQEDMYVRPSMTKVVQMLEGLCEVPRPSASSPLGTRLYSTLFKSVSGEGTSPGPSDCNSDGYLSAAGLSAPR